One Denticeps clupeoides chromosome 12, fDenClu1.1, whole genome shotgun sequence genomic window carries:
- the LOC114800594 gene encoding period circadian protein homolog 3-like isoform X1 produces the protein MTTVKQEHKPIRRQQGGAVRTRAEMSGGQDGCLDTEGEHGQDPDTAVRQEVRAAAEPEHPSSGASGMGSGEDEEGEERPRRQQDGSSADDVEMNSSHDSSSGNEASGGGTRRKGGGASSNSHTSSASQSPSSITAPNSQSSKSAGAPSSSSLHSSSRHTESSEPTDSWRDQTHREMMQTVQEMKKRLPSEKRSRSKASTVAALNYALNCVKQVQANSEYYKLLMCNGVEERSDATVCTLEELECITSEHTLKNTDTFVVVFSLATGRVVYASEQAHSILNCKRKFLDSARFVEMLFHQDVNVFYSYTAQPHLPPWNVGTDHATVLFECAQVKSFFCRIRGGKDREGEMRYNPFRITPYLLKVQGAAGDEEQPCCLALAERIISGYEAPRIPMDKRIFTTTHSPGCVFLEVDDRAVPLLGYLPQDLIGTSLLTCLHPEDRTNMLAMHRKILKYAGQPPFEHSPIRFHCQNGDYVTLDTSWSSFINPWSRKVAFIIGRHKVRTGPLNEDVFSARSKEDVPVMYEEIRELQAMIYKLFLQPVHNTGSSGYGSLGSNGSHEHYISVASSSDSNGNLWEDCHREPMTLQQVCADVTKVKSWGQQAYLDSRSKLIPLSKAGSERRTPIPNGTQNAEVRGHLQQSLEESRKQPHVPSYQQINCVDSIIRYLESCTGPAMKRKSESLSIATSSSSSTTEEDKTPAAPMQSVANPDAVRLGGAVTLNSQVSASSAVTEVHTTAAVVGALSDKAMSVVSVTSQCSYSSTIVHVPQPESEVTALEDAPMGSEPAEQALPAARPANSSAAAPEEFRMVGLTKEVLSAHTQKEEQEYVDRFRHRILQSPYSSYLQQDNGSMAHSLHRGDYASGWNRSKSGKPKHKRPKPQGSSDSYASQPGNYRSPRRLPQPPNSSWPSSETSQPQPSSMAFPVAPVIMPPYFTMMGQVMQEQGGGMPAMLHPEQQTPAMSPYLTPVMAVILPNFPSYPANCVMFPQGVATPGPASNVPVVPPSSFTAFPPNLAAQGPVAAPVVGSPAPPSWLEEDVDDGQPPALFSSSRSSSPLQLNLLQEELPKPADLQPSAGHPENLHEQRAKGDDVPCDSGNQDAQSSSSELLDLLLHEDARSGTGSNVSGSGSGESGGSLGSGSGSGSNGTTTSHTAGSSNSSKYFASNDSSDTSRKARKTQEAAERGAFDKCVEDSIWTMIEHTPEPVMMTYQIHSRDRVKVLQEDREKLRMMQPLQPWFTREQKEELADVHTWMHHRSVPQEIDTQGCVSCSTSVMESETGPAHPTDPPTPNCSIPKDDPLPDPRPDSDT, from the exons ATGACTACTGTTAAGCAGGAGCACAAACCCATCAGAAGACAGCAAGGCGGTGCAGTTAGGACCAGGGCGGAGATGAGTGGAGGACAGGATGGTTGCCTGGATACCGAGGGGGAGCACGGCCAGGATCCAGACACCGCGGTCCGACAGGAGGTGAGAGCAGCAGCTGAGCCGGAGCATCCGAGCAGCGGCGCCAGCGGGATGGGATCaggggaggatgaggagggggaGGAACGGCCCAGGCGCCAACAGGATGGCTCATCGGCGGATGATGTGGAGATGAACAGCAGCCATGACTCCAGCAGCGGAAATGAAGCCAGTGGGGGAGGGACGAGAAGGAAAGGAGGCGGAGCATCTTCAAACAGCCACACCTCCTCAGCCAGTCAAAGTCCAAGCAGCATCACAGCACCAAACAGCCAAAG CTCCAAGTCAGCCGGAGCCCCAAGTTCCAGCAGCCTGCACAGCAGCTCCCGTCATACAGAGAGCAG TGAGCCAACAGACTCTTGGCGTGATCAGACTCACCGGGAGATGATGCAGACGGTGCAGGAGATGAAGAAGAGGCTCCCGTCCGAGAAGAGGAGCCGTAGTAAAGCCAGCACCGTCGCCGCCCTCAACTACGCCCTCAACTGCGTCAAACAAGTACAGG CAAACAGCGAGTACTACAAGCTACTGATGTGCAACGGGGTAGAGGAGCGAAGCGACGCCACCGTCTGCACCCTGGAGGAACTGGAATGCATTACATCGGAACACACCCTCAAAAACACG GACACCTTTGTGGTGGTATTCTCTCTTGCCACCGGACGTGTGGTGTATGCGTCAGAACAGGCCCACAGCATCCTAAATTGCAAGCGCAAGTTTCTTGACTCGGCCCGGTTCGTGGAGATGCTTTTCCACCAAGACGTCAACGTCTTCTACTCCTATACTGCCCAACCACACCTCCCACCCTGGAACGTGGGCACCGACCACG CTACAGTCCTGTTTGAATGCGCCCAGGTCAAATCCTTCTTCTGCAGAATCAG GGGTGGTAAAGATCGTGAAGGGGAGATGAGATACAACCCATTCCGGATCACGCCATACCTGCTGAAGGTGCAGGGAGCGGCCGGGGATGAGGAGCAGCCATGTTGCCTGGCGCTGGCTGAGCGCATCATCTCAGGATATGAGG CCCCTCGTATTCCAATGGACAAGCGCATCTTTACCACTACACATTCCCCAGGCTGTGTCTTTTTGGAGGTGGATGACCG CGCTGTGCCTTTGCTGGGATACCTCCCTCAGGACCTAATTGGAACATCTTTGTTGACCTGTCTGCACCCAGAGGATCGAACGAACATGCTGGCCATGCACCGCAAGA TTCTGAAGTATGCGGGACAACCTCCATTTGAGCACTCGCCCATCCGCTTTCATTGCCAGAATGGAGACTATGTGACCTTGGACACCAGCTGGTCCAGCTTCATCAACCCATGGAGTCGCAAAGTGGCATTCATCATCGGGAGGCATAAAGTCCGCAC TGGACCCCTGAATGAGGACGTGTTCTCTGCGCGGAGCAAAGAAGATGTGCCGGTCATGTATGAGGAAATCAGGGAGCTTCAGGCTATGATCTACAAGCTCTTCCTGCAG CCCGTACATAACACCGGCTCCAGTGGCTACGGCAGCCTGGGTAGCAATGGCTCCCATGAGCACTACATCAGCGTGGCGTCCTCAAGTGACAGCAACGGCAACTTGTGGGAGGACTGTCATCGAGAGCCG atgacaCTCCAGCAGGTCTGTGCTGATGTGACTAAAGTGAAGAGCTGGGGCCAGCAGGCCTACCTGGACTCGCGCAGTAAACTCATTCCACTCAGCAAAGCCGGCTCAG AGAGGAGAACACCCATCCCTAATGGTACCCAGAAcgctgaggtcagaggtcatctgcAGCAGTCTCTTGAGGAATCCCGCAAGCAGCCACACGTTCCCTCCTACCAGCAGATCAATTGTGTGGACAGCATTATCAG ATACCTGGAGAGCTGCACAGGGCCTGCTATGAAGAGGAAGAGTGAGTCGCTTTCCATAGCAACCTCATCCTCGTCCTCTACAACTGAGGAAGACAAGACGCCTGCTGCTCCCATGCAGAGTGTGGCCAACCCTGATG CAGTAAGACTGGGGGGCGCCGTTACTCTGAACAGCCAGGTGTCCGCAAGCTCCGCGGTGACCGAGGTGCACACTACCGCAGCGGTGGTGGGAGCCCTGTCCGATAAGGCCATGAGCGTTGTGTCTGTCACCAGCCAGTGCAGCTACAGCAGCACCATTGTCCATGTCCCACAGCCCGAGTCTG AAGTGACCGCGCTGGAAGATGCTCCGATGGGCAGTGAACCGGCGGAACAGGCCCTCCCCGCTGCCCGTCCCGCCAACAGCTCTGCGGCTGCACCGGAGGAGTTTCGCATGGTGGGACTCACCAAAGAGGTCCTGtcggcacacacacagaaggaggAGCAGGAATATGTGGACCGTTTCCGGCACCGTATCCTGCAGAGTCCCTACAGCTCTTACCTACAGCAGGACAACGGGAGCATGGCGCACTCGCTCCACAGAG GTGACTACGCCAGCGGCTGGAACCGGTCTAAATCCGGAAAGCCTAAACATAAACGGCCGAAACCGCAGGGATCCTCCGACAGCTACGCCTCACAACCAGGGAACTACCGCTCGCCGCGACGCCTGCCTCAGCCGCCTAATTCGTCCTGGCCCTCGTCTGAGACCTCCCAGCCTCAGCCGTCCAGCATGGCCTTCCCCGTGGCCCCTGTCATCATGCCGCCCTACTTCACTATGATGGGCCAAGTGATGCAAGAACAAGGGGGTGGGATGCCTGCCATGCTCCACCCGGAGCAGCAGACACCAGCAATGAGCCCCTACCTGACGCCGGTCATGGCAGTAATCCTGCCCAACTTCCCCTCGTACCCAGCAAACTGTGTCATGTTCCCGCAGGGCGTGGCTACCCCCGGCCCAGCCTCCAACGTGCCTGTGGTGCCCCCGAGTAGCTTCACTGCTTTCCCACCAAACCTCGCTGCCCAGGGTCCTGTGGCTGCTCCGGTCGTAGGCTCGCCAGCGCCGCCCTCCTGGCTAGAGGAGGATGTGGACGACGGGCAGCCCCCCGCCCTTTTTTCCAGCTCACGGTCCAGCTCGCCATTACAGCTGAACCTCCTGCAGGAAGAGCTGCCTAAACCAGCTGATCTCCAGCCCAGCGCCGGCCACCCTGAGAACCTCCACGAGCAGCGTGCCAAAGGG GACGACGTTCCCTGCGACTCTGGAAATCAGGACGCTCAGTCCAGCTCCAGCGAGCTGCTGGACTTACTGCTGCACGAAGATGCTCGTTCAGGTACCGGCTCTAATGTCTCCGGCAGTGGCTCCGGAGAATCTGGGGGGTCGTTGGGCTCTGGGTCTGGATCAGGTTCCAATGGCACTACCACCAGCCACACAG caggcagcagcaacagcagcaaatACTTCGCCAGCAACGACTCGTCGGACACGTCGCGAAAGGCGCGCAAAACGCAGGAGGCCGCAGAGCGCGGCGCCTTCGACAAGTGCGTGGAGGACTCCATCTGGACCATGATCGAGCACACGCCCGAGCCGGTGATGATGACCTATCAGATACACAGCAG
- the LOC114800310 gene encoding vesicle-associated membrane protein 3-like, which translates to MSAPAPEEQGSSAIAGSNRRLQQTQAQVDEVVDIMRVNVDKVLERDQKLSDLEDRAGDLQAGASQFETNAAKLKRKYWWKNCKMWAILIAVIVIIVVIIIIWTQST; encoded by the exons at GTCTGCTCCAGCTCCAGAAGAACAAGGCTCCTCAGCCATCGCCGGGAGCAACCGCAGACTCCAACAAACACAAGCTCAGGTGGATGAG GTGGTGGACATCATGCGCGTGAATGTGGACAAGGTCCTGGAACGAGACCAGAAGCTTTCGGACCTGGAGGACCGGGCAGGGGACCTCCAGGCCGGAGCGTCCCAGTTTGAGACTAACGCTGCCAAGCTGAAGAGGAAGTACTGGTGGAAGAACTGCAAG ATGTGGGCCATTTTGATAGCGGTGATTGTCATCATCGTGGTCATCATTATCA TCTGGACTCAGTCGACATGA
- the LOC114800594 gene encoding period circadian protein homolog 3-like isoform X2, translated as MTTVKQEHKPIRRQQGGAVRTRAEMSGGQDGCLDTEGEHGQDPDTAVRQEVRAAAEPEHPSSGASGMGSGEDEEGEERPRRQQDGSSADDVEMNSSHDSSSGNEASGGGTRRKGGGASSNSHTSSASQSPSSITAPNSQSSKSAGAPSSSSLHSSSRHTESSEPTDSWRDQTHREMMQTVQEMKKRLPSEKRSRSKASTVAALNYALNCVKQVQANSEYYKLLMCNGVEERSDATVCTLEELECITSEHTLKNTDTFVVVFSLATGRVVYASEQAHSILNCKRKFLDSARFVEMLFHQDVNVFYSYTAQPHLPPWNVGTDHATVLFECAQVKSFFCRIRGGKDREGEMRYNPFRITPYLLKVQGAAGDEEQPCCLALAERIISGYEAPRIPMDKRIFTTTHSPGCVFLEVDDRAVPLLGYLPQDLIGTSLLTCLHPEDRTNMLAMHRKILKYAGQPPFEHSPIRFHCQNGDYVTLDTSWSSFINPWSRKVAFIIGRHKVRTGPLNEDVFSARSKEDVPVMYEEIRELQAMIYKLFLQPVHNTGSSGYGSLGSNGSHEHYISVASSSDSNGNLWEDCHREPMTLQQVCADVTKVKSWGQQAYLDSRSKLIPLSKAGSERRTPIPNGTQNAEVRGHLQQSLEESRKQPHVPSYQQINCVDSIIRYLESCTGPAMKRKSESLSIATSSSSSTTEEDKTPAAPMQSVANPDVRLGGAVTLNSQVSASSAVTEVHTTAAVVGALSDKAMSVVSVTSQCSYSSTIVHVPQPESEVTALEDAPMGSEPAEQALPAARPANSSAAAPEEFRMVGLTKEVLSAHTQKEEQEYVDRFRHRILQSPYSSYLQQDNGSMAHSLHRGDYASGWNRSKSGKPKHKRPKPQGSSDSYASQPGNYRSPRRLPQPPNSSWPSSETSQPQPSSMAFPVAPVIMPPYFTMMGQVMQEQGGGMPAMLHPEQQTPAMSPYLTPVMAVILPNFPSYPANCVMFPQGVATPGPASNVPVVPPSSFTAFPPNLAAQGPVAAPVVGSPAPPSWLEEDVDDGQPPALFSSSRSSSPLQLNLLQEELPKPADLQPSAGHPENLHEQRAKGDDVPCDSGNQDAQSSSSELLDLLLHEDARSGTGSNVSGSGSGESGGSLGSGSGSGSNGTTTSHTAGSSNSSKYFASNDSSDTSRKARKTQEAAERGAFDKCVEDSIWTMIEHTPEPVMMTYQIHSRDRVKVLQEDREKLRMMQPLQPWFTREQKEELADVHTWMHHRSVPQEIDTQGCVSCSTSVMESETGPAHPTDPPTPNCSIPKDDPLPDPRPDSDT; from the exons ATGACTACTGTTAAGCAGGAGCACAAACCCATCAGAAGACAGCAAGGCGGTGCAGTTAGGACCAGGGCGGAGATGAGTGGAGGACAGGATGGTTGCCTGGATACCGAGGGGGAGCACGGCCAGGATCCAGACACCGCGGTCCGACAGGAGGTGAGAGCAGCAGCTGAGCCGGAGCATCCGAGCAGCGGCGCCAGCGGGATGGGATCaggggaggatgaggagggggaGGAACGGCCCAGGCGCCAACAGGATGGCTCATCGGCGGATGATGTGGAGATGAACAGCAGCCATGACTCCAGCAGCGGAAATGAAGCCAGTGGGGGAGGGACGAGAAGGAAAGGAGGCGGAGCATCTTCAAACAGCCACACCTCCTCAGCCAGTCAAAGTCCAAGCAGCATCACAGCACCAAACAGCCAAAG CTCCAAGTCAGCCGGAGCCCCAAGTTCCAGCAGCCTGCACAGCAGCTCCCGTCATACAGAGAGCAG TGAGCCAACAGACTCTTGGCGTGATCAGACTCACCGGGAGATGATGCAGACGGTGCAGGAGATGAAGAAGAGGCTCCCGTCCGAGAAGAGGAGCCGTAGTAAAGCCAGCACCGTCGCCGCCCTCAACTACGCCCTCAACTGCGTCAAACAAGTACAGG CAAACAGCGAGTACTACAAGCTACTGATGTGCAACGGGGTAGAGGAGCGAAGCGACGCCACCGTCTGCACCCTGGAGGAACTGGAATGCATTACATCGGAACACACCCTCAAAAACACG GACACCTTTGTGGTGGTATTCTCTCTTGCCACCGGACGTGTGGTGTATGCGTCAGAACAGGCCCACAGCATCCTAAATTGCAAGCGCAAGTTTCTTGACTCGGCCCGGTTCGTGGAGATGCTTTTCCACCAAGACGTCAACGTCTTCTACTCCTATACTGCCCAACCACACCTCCCACCCTGGAACGTGGGCACCGACCACG CTACAGTCCTGTTTGAATGCGCCCAGGTCAAATCCTTCTTCTGCAGAATCAG GGGTGGTAAAGATCGTGAAGGGGAGATGAGATACAACCCATTCCGGATCACGCCATACCTGCTGAAGGTGCAGGGAGCGGCCGGGGATGAGGAGCAGCCATGTTGCCTGGCGCTGGCTGAGCGCATCATCTCAGGATATGAGG CCCCTCGTATTCCAATGGACAAGCGCATCTTTACCACTACACATTCCCCAGGCTGTGTCTTTTTGGAGGTGGATGACCG CGCTGTGCCTTTGCTGGGATACCTCCCTCAGGACCTAATTGGAACATCTTTGTTGACCTGTCTGCACCCAGAGGATCGAACGAACATGCTGGCCATGCACCGCAAGA TTCTGAAGTATGCGGGACAACCTCCATTTGAGCACTCGCCCATCCGCTTTCATTGCCAGAATGGAGACTATGTGACCTTGGACACCAGCTGGTCCAGCTTCATCAACCCATGGAGTCGCAAAGTGGCATTCATCATCGGGAGGCATAAAGTCCGCAC TGGACCCCTGAATGAGGACGTGTTCTCTGCGCGGAGCAAAGAAGATGTGCCGGTCATGTATGAGGAAATCAGGGAGCTTCAGGCTATGATCTACAAGCTCTTCCTGCAG CCCGTACATAACACCGGCTCCAGTGGCTACGGCAGCCTGGGTAGCAATGGCTCCCATGAGCACTACATCAGCGTGGCGTCCTCAAGTGACAGCAACGGCAACTTGTGGGAGGACTGTCATCGAGAGCCG atgacaCTCCAGCAGGTCTGTGCTGATGTGACTAAAGTGAAGAGCTGGGGCCAGCAGGCCTACCTGGACTCGCGCAGTAAACTCATTCCACTCAGCAAAGCCGGCTCAG AGAGGAGAACACCCATCCCTAATGGTACCCAGAAcgctgaggtcagaggtcatctgcAGCAGTCTCTTGAGGAATCCCGCAAGCAGCCACACGTTCCCTCCTACCAGCAGATCAATTGTGTGGACAGCATTATCAG ATACCTGGAGAGCTGCACAGGGCCTGCTATGAAGAGGAAGAGTGAGTCGCTTTCCATAGCAACCTCATCCTCGTCCTCTACAACTGAGGAAGACAAGACGCCTGCTGCTCCCATGCAGAGTGTGGCCAACCCTGATG TAAGACTGGGGGGCGCCGTTACTCTGAACAGCCAGGTGTCCGCAAGCTCCGCGGTGACCGAGGTGCACACTACCGCAGCGGTGGTGGGAGCCCTGTCCGATAAGGCCATGAGCGTTGTGTCTGTCACCAGCCAGTGCAGCTACAGCAGCACCATTGTCCATGTCCCACAGCCCGAGTCTG AAGTGACCGCGCTGGAAGATGCTCCGATGGGCAGTGAACCGGCGGAACAGGCCCTCCCCGCTGCCCGTCCCGCCAACAGCTCTGCGGCTGCACCGGAGGAGTTTCGCATGGTGGGACTCACCAAAGAGGTCCTGtcggcacacacacagaaggaggAGCAGGAATATGTGGACCGTTTCCGGCACCGTATCCTGCAGAGTCCCTACAGCTCTTACCTACAGCAGGACAACGGGAGCATGGCGCACTCGCTCCACAGAG GTGACTACGCCAGCGGCTGGAACCGGTCTAAATCCGGAAAGCCTAAACATAAACGGCCGAAACCGCAGGGATCCTCCGACAGCTACGCCTCACAACCAGGGAACTACCGCTCGCCGCGACGCCTGCCTCAGCCGCCTAATTCGTCCTGGCCCTCGTCTGAGACCTCCCAGCCTCAGCCGTCCAGCATGGCCTTCCCCGTGGCCCCTGTCATCATGCCGCCCTACTTCACTATGATGGGCCAAGTGATGCAAGAACAAGGGGGTGGGATGCCTGCCATGCTCCACCCGGAGCAGCAGACACCAGCAATGAGCCCCTACCTGACGCCGGTCATGGCAGTAATCCTGCCCAACTTCCCCTCGTACCCAGCAAACTGTGTCATGTTCCCGCAGGGCGTGGCTACCCCCGGCCCAGCCTCCAACGTGCCTGTGGTGCCCCCGAGTAGCTTCACTGCTTTCCCACCAAACCTCGCTGCCCAGGGTCCTGTGGCTGCTCCGGTCGTAGGCTCGCCAGCGCCGCCCTCCTGGCTAGAGGAGGATGTGGACGACGGGCAGCCCCCCGCCCTTTTTTCCAGCTCACGGTCCAGCTCGCCATTACAGCTGAACCTCCTGCAGGAAGAGCTGCCTAAACCAGCTGATCTCCAGCCCAGCGCCGGCCACCCTGAGAACCTCCACGAGCAGCGTGCCAAAGGG GACGACGTTCCCTGCGACTCTGGAAATCAGGACGCTCAGTCCAGCTCCAGCGAGCTGCTGGACTTACTGCTGCACGAAGATGCTCGTTCAGGTACCGGCTCTAATGTCTCCGGCAGTGGCTCCGGAGAATCTGGGGGGTCGTTGGGCTCTGGGTCTGGATCAGGTTCCAATGGCACTACCACCAGCCACACAG caggcagcagcaacagcagcaaatACTTCGCCAGCAACGACTCGTCGGACACGTCGCGAAAGGCGCGCAAAACGCAGGAGGCCGCAGAGCGCGGCGCCTTCGACAAGTGCGTGGAGGACTCCATCTGGACCATGATCGAGCACACGCCCGAGCCGGTGATGATGACCTATCAGATACACAGCAG